Proteins encoded by one window of Anaerolineales bacterium:
- a CDS encoding ABC transporter substrate-binding protein — protein MAKLRIVLLVVILTALIGGTALPTPIRATQAGQTLTIGVIGAIDGPTLRGVSLLTEQANAAGLTLPNGTPYNLRVVAVDAGGAVQAAVDQLKQLGAIAIFGPDEDQLAADSSIILSVSGVPVFTGATSSIVRVGGFVQRSRANDSFRMNALADALISEARATRIAIYQGGAGAASATGALVAAFASRSISANVVLQDPARPVSEAIPVLLQSQPDTIAAFGTPEQLVELYNALRASGFIGNFATDRADDRAFLRGVKPDLRGGIYGVTGWTVAARTLVSNDFIQDYVAAFADVPDSLSAAAYDSASLLLQAINFAGSEPGALLAGLLRQPPFSGLQGTLNPSAGNGELTSGAYVIRTNVSGGPILVARYDNNQRQSLVAEVIPTATPFVPLATPTLALPPTAIPTATPAGVVATVISDRLNIRSGPGTNYNPPIGALQRGQQVQLFGASPDRLWYTINFGGQQGWISSDPNLVSIFGDLFSLPVVPVPPTPTPAATATPTLAPFADIVLVNASLSPYPLKSGQPFTLTATIRNAGGRDAGPFAIAAAFDPGGVFGATNLSGLAAGQQVTVNIPYAGVTGGGVFKIAIVLDLNLQVDEGPSGEANNKPEITYELQP, from the coding sequence ATGGCTAAATTACGTATCGTCCTATTGGTTGTGATCCTGACCGCCCTGATCGGCGGGACGGCACTGCCCACACCCATCCGTGCCACACAAGCCGGACAGACCCTCACCATAGGTGTCATTGGGGCAATTGATGGTCCTACGCTGCGCGGCGTCTCGCTCTTGACCGAACAAGCAAATGCCGCAGGGTTGACGCTCCCGAATGGGACGCCCTACAACTTGCGGGTTGTCGCTGTTGATGCTGGCGGTGCGGTGCAAGCTGCTGTCGATCAGTTGAAGCAACTCGGCGCGATTGCCATTTTCGGACCCGATGAAGATCAATTGGCAGCCGATTCCTCAATCATCTTATCCGTCTCTGGCGTCCCCGTCTTCACTGGTGCGACGAGCAGCATCGTCCGTGTGGGGGGATTTGTCCAACGCAGCCGGGCGAACGACAGCTTCCGTATGAATGCCCTTGCCGATGCCCTGATCAGTGAGGCACGGGCGACACGGATCGCCATTTATCAGGGCGGGGCTGGGGCTGCCTCGGCAACGGGGGCGCTCGTTGCCGCCTTTGCCTCCCGCAGTATCAGTGCGAACGTTGTCCTCCAAGACCCCGCCCGCCCTGTCAGCGAGGCCATCCCCGTCTTGCTGCAAAGCCAGCCAGATACGATTGCTGCCTTCGGCACACCAGAGCAATTGGTAGAACTCTACAACGCGCTGCGGGCAAGCGGGTTTATAGGGAATTTCGCCACAGATCGCGCCGATGATCGCGCCTTCCTACGGGGCGTCAAGCCCGATCTGCGCGGGGGTATTTATGGCGTCACCGGTTGGACGGTGGCGGCGCGAACCCTCGTCAGCAATGACTTTATCCAAGATTACGTCGCCGCCTTTGCCGATGTCCCCGATTCGCTCTCCGCCGCAGCCTATGACAGCGCATCACTGCTCTTACAGGCGATCAACTTTGCCGGCAGTGAGCCGGGGGCGCTTTTGGCGGGGTTGCTTCGTCAGCCGCCCTTTAGCGGGCTGCAAGGGACGCTGAACCCCAGTGCGGGGAATGGCGAACTGACCAGTGGGGCATATGTTATCCGCACGAATGTGAGCGGTGGTCCGATCCTCGTTGCCCGTTATGATAACAATCAACGGCAGTCCCTCGTTGCCGAGGTGATCCCTACCGCTACACCGTTCGTCCCGCTGGCTACGCCCACCCTCGCCCTCCCACCGACGGCAATCCCCACCGCCACGCCAGCGGGCGTTGTGGCGACGGTGATCAGTGATCGGCTCAACATTCGTTCCGGACCCGGCACAAACTACAACCCACCGATTGGAGCGCTGCAACGCGGGCAGCAAGTTCAATTGTTCGGCGCATCGCCGGATCGCTTGTGGTACACAATCAATTTTGGTGGGCAGCAGGGCTGGATTTCCAGCGATCCGAATCTAGTCAGCATCTTTGGCGATCTGTTCTCACTGCCCGTTGTTCCCGTCCCGCCAACGCCTACACCGGCAGCAACGGCAACGCCGACCCTCGCTCCCTTCGCAGACATCGTTTTGGTGAACGCCTCACTCTCGCCATACCCGCTCAAGAGTGGGCAGCCCTTCACCCTAACGGCGACGATCCGCAATGCAGGCGGGCGCGATGCTGGTCCCTTTGCCATTGCCGCCGCCTTTGATCCGGGTGGCGTTTTTGGGGCAACAAACCTTTCTGGGTTGGCTGCCGGGCAGCAAGTCACCGTGAACATCCCCTATGCAGGGGTCACTGGTGGGGGCGTCTTTAAGATCGCCATCGTCCTTGACCTCAATCTTCAGGTCGATGAAGGTCCTTCTGGGGAGGCAAACAACAAGCCGGAAATCACCTACGAGTTGCAGCCGTAA
- a CDS encoding glycosyltransferase family 4 protein → MTEIAILHYAAPPTVGGVETTIAHHARGLRRMGYRVRLIAGAPSSWDASETSIPLLVDSRFSSSDAHVLALKRDLDRGIVPEGFSAFQKEVTNALRDALRGCPICIAHNVPTLHKNLALSAALETLCQEGAIRLIAWCHDLAWTNDLYAPELHPGEAWDVIRRSWVGTRYVTVSEARRQEVARLLDLPPPSVMVIPPGVDLVAFLHWTPAMQHLAEMLNLPAADVILLLPARLTRRKNIALALSVLAHLRRLSGADVRLVVTGPPGAHNPANPGYLGELLNQRAALGLEDSAHFLYALGEGDTPFIPDDATLANLYGLADALFFPSTQEGFGIPMLEAGLVGLPIFCADLPPLRETGGETATYFDPVNAAPQDLAAAIWNALRTNPLHTMRVRVRQHYCWEAILRNHLHPLIQSLLEDTDR, encoded by the coding sequence TTGACGGAAATAGCGATCTTGCATTACGCTGCTCCTCCTACGGTGGGTGGCGTCGAGACAACCATCGCCCACCATGCACGGGGACTCCGCCGCATGGGGTATCGTGTGCGGCTTATTGCCGGTGCGCCAAGCAGTTGGGACGCCTCCGAAACATCCATTCCCCTTCTTGTAGACTCACGCTTCAGTTCAAGTGATGCTCATGTTTTGGCACTCAAACGCGATTTAGATCGCGGTATTGTCCCAGAGGGATTTAGTGCGTTTCAAAAGGAGGTGACGAATGCCCTACGCGATGCGCTGCGTGGCTGCCCAATTTGTATTGCGCATAACGTCCCCACGCTGCACAAAAATTTGGCGCTTAGCGCCGCATTGGAAACCCTTTGCCAAGAAGGGGCGATCCGCCTCATTGCGTGGTGTCATGATCTGGCATGGACAAACGATCTCTACGCCCCAGAGCTCCATCCCGGTGAGGCATGGGACGTGATTCGCCGAAGTTGGGTGGGAACACGTTATGTAACGGTTTCAGAGGCGCGTCGGCAAGAAGTGGCTCGGCTGCTCGACTTACCCCCGCCATCGGTAATGGTCATTCCCCCAGGGGTTGACTTAGTGGCGTTCCTTCACTGGACGCCTGCCATGCAGCACCTTGCAGAGATGCTGAACCTCCCCGCTGCGGACGTTATTCTACTCTTGCCTGCCCGCCTCACCCGCCGTAAAAACATCGCCCTCGCGCTGAGCGTCTTAGCCCATCTACGCCGCCTTTCAGGGGCAGATGTGCGGTTGGTGGTGACCGGTCCGCCGGGGGCGCACAACCCCGCCAACCCGGGTTATTTGGGAGAACTTCTCAATCAGCGGGCGGCGCTCGGTTTAGAGGACTCCGCCCACTTCCTCTATGCTCTCGGTGAAGGCGATACCCCCTTCATCCCCGACGATGCCACCCTTGCCAACCTATATGGGCTTGCCGATGCGTTATTCTTCCCCTCTACACAAGAAGGGTTCGGCATCCCCATGTTGGAAGCGGGGCTTGTTGGCTTGCCCATTTTCTGCGCCGATTTGCCCCCTCTACGAGAAACGGGCGGCGAGACAGCCACCTATTTTGATCCTGTAAACGCCGCTCCTCAAGACCTTGCGGCAGCAATTTGGAACGCTTTGCGTACTAATCCACTGCACACAATGCGCGTCCGCGTGCGACAGCACTATTGCTGGGAGGCGATTCTCCGCAACCACCTACACCCCTTGATTCAGTCTCTTTTGGAGGATACGGATAGATGA
- a CDS encoding glucosyl-3-phosphoglycerate synthase yields the protein MIAPTNLARIDDARSEAQRVMLVLEDETDLSAWVRLATALCASSGEIHLRGVITIPEGTSLSEGATRARNFREALDQVARDLPLVHDEALVTVDHHPMDRLIPEISTRQIDLVIVRWVAPDMLVGGVPVDDVLRRVPCDLVLLNRVPEESSAPVLLSLRGGPNIGLGLRVAKALAEQATITVFHAADTAQTIPNLSGIMRADPQITRTVTLISQVARGILHEAHTHKAIVMGATFRQPQFATSTTSPIFSKIFEVVTIPVAMVRAYQPEAEAFHVPRRAPKAKPAETLSVRVDRWFAENTFHSREFVDVAALVALKERQNLTISLCLPALNEEGTVGNVITTMKKALMEDFPLLDEIVLIDSQSTDQTVAIAESLGIPVYKHPDLLPEMGSYVGKGEALWKSLSVLKGDLIAWIDTDITNIHPRFVYGLLGPLLKRQAIQYVKGFYQRPLTIGDTLHAVGGGRVTELVARPLLNLFYPELSGIIQPLSGEYAGRRSALQQMPFFSGYGVETGLLIDLHERFGLEGIAQVDLEERIHYNQPLMGLSKMSFAIHQVFIARIEQRYGVELLDRANRSMKLIIHEPERFALDVAEIRDVERPPIANLNLVSV from the coding sequence ATGATCGCACCAACCAACCTTGCGCGTATCGATGATGCGCGTTCAGAGGCTCAGCGCGTGATGCTTGTTTTGGAAGATGAAACCGATCTGAGCGCTTGGGTGCGCCTTGCCACTGCCCTTTGCGCCTCTAGCGGCGAAATCCATCTACGGGGAGTGATCACGATTCCCGAAGGGACATCGCTAAGCGAAGGGGCAACCCGCGCCCGGAACTTCCGTGAGGCGCTCGATCAGGTTGCCCGTGATTTGCCGCTGGTGCATGATGAAGCACTGGTCACGGTGGATCACCACCCGATGGATCGCTTGATCCCCGAAATCAGCACCCGTCAGATTGATTTGGTGATTGTCCGTTGGGTTGCGCCGGATATGCTTGTTGGTGGCGTGCCGGTTGATGATGTCTTGCGGCGCGTCCCTTGCGATCTTGTTTTGTTGAACCGTGTCCCCGAAGAATCAAGCGCTCCCGTGCTGCTCTCTCTGCGCGGCGGTCCGAATATTGGGCTTGGGCTGCGGGTGGCAAAGGCGCTCGCAGAACAGGCGACAATCACCGTCTTTCATGCGGCGGATACGGCTCAGACGATCCCTAACCTAAGTGGGATCATGCGTGCTGACCCGCAGATTACGCGCACAGTAACGCTGATCAGCCAGGTGGCACGAGGGATTCTCCATGAGGCGCATACCCACAAGGCAATTGTTATGGGGGCAACCTTTCGTCAGCCTCAGTTTGCCACCAGCACAACCAGCCCCATTTTTAGCAAGATTTTTGAGGTGGTAACAATTCCTGTGGCGATGGTTCGCGCTTACCAACCAGAAGCAGAAGCCTTTCATGTCCCGCGCCGTGCGCCAAAGGCAAAGCCTGCTGAAACGCTCTCCGTGCGTGTGGATCGCTGGTTTGCCGAGAATACCTTTCACAGCCGTGAGTTTGTCGATGTTGCCGCGTTGGTTGCCCTGAAAGAGCGGCAAAACCTCACAATCAGCTTGTGTCTGCCCGCCCTGAATGAGGAAGGGACGGTGGGCAATGTCATCACAACGATGAAAAAGGCACTCATGGAGGATTTTCCCCTCCTAGATGAGATCGTCCTGATTGACAGCCAATCGACTGATCAGACCGTCGCCATAGCCGAATCATTGGGCATACCTGTTTACAAACATCCCGATCTGCTGCCGGAGATGGGATCGTATGTGGGCAAGGGCGAGGCGCTCTGGAAAAGCCTCTCGGTGTTGAAGGGTGATCTGATTGCGTGGATCGATACCGACATCACGAACATTCACCCGCGTTTTGTCTATGGCTTGTTAGGACCGCTGCTCAAACGACAGGCAATTCAGTATGTGAAAGGGTTTTATCAGCGCCCGTTAACGATTGGGGATACCCTCCATGCGGTTGGCGGGGGGCGCGTCACGGAGTTGGTCGCCCGACCTTTGCTAAATCTGTTTTACCCAGAGCTATCAGGGATTATCCAGCCGCTCTCTGGGGAGTATGCCGGACGGCGCAGCGCCCTTCAGCAGATGCCGTTTTTCAGCGGCTATGGTGTGGAGACAGGGCTTCTCATCGACCTTCACGAGCGCTTTGGATTGGAGGGAATTGCACAGGTAGACCTAGAGGAACGCATCCATTACAACCAACCGCTGATGGGCCTTAGCAAAATGTCATTTGCCATTCATCAGGTGTTTATCGCCCGTATTGAGCAGCGCTATGGGGTAGAACTGCTTGACAGGGCAAACCGCAGCATGAAGTTAATCATTCATGAACCAGAGCGCTTTGCCCTTGATGTTGCCGAGATACGGGATGTTGAACGCCCACCCATTGCCAACCTGAACCTCGTGTCAGTTTAG
- a CDS encoding DoxX family membrane protein, with amino-acid sequence MAQVQHQVATKGGVMIENPPLARFLFEDTRFAWFWAIVRVALGIQWLQSGWGKLSTPAWMQTGDALKGFWERAAAIPEGGRPPIIFDWYRDFIQGLLNAGAYTWFAKLITFGEIAIGAALILGAFTGIAAFFGAFMNWNFIMAGTASSNALLALGALFLILAWKTAGWWGLDRFLLPRLGTPWSPRKPKSEGGGD; translated from the coding sequence ATGGCACAGGTACAGCATCAGGTTGCCACCAAAGGTGGCGTAATGATCGAAAATCCACCGTTGGCTCGCTTCCTTTTTGAAGACACCCGCTTCGCATGGTTTTGGGCAATTGTCCGCGTGGCACTAGGGATTCAATGGTTGCAATCTGGGTGGGGAAAATTGAGTACCCCAGCATGGATGCAAACAGGTGATGCCTTGAAAGGGTTCTGGGAGCGTGCCGCCGCCATTCCCGAAGGTGGGCGTCCCCCAATTATCTTTGATTGGTATCGGGATTTCATTCAAGGGTTGTTGAATGCCGGGGCGTACACATGGTTCGCCAAGCTGATTACCTTTGGCGAAATTGCCATTGGCGCAGCACTTATCCTCGGTGCGTTCACCGGTATTGCCGCCTTCTTTGGGGCATTCATGAACTGGAACTTTATCATGGCGGGGACGGCAAGCAGCAACGCGCTTTTGGCACTGGGAGCGCTGTTCCTCATCTTGGCATGGAAAACTGCTGGCTGGTGGGGCTTGGATCGGTTCTTGCTCCCCCGTTTGGGAACGCCATGGTCGCCACGCAAGCCAAAATCAGAGGGCGGCGGCGACTAA
- a CDS encoding site-2 protease family protein, whose amino-acid sequence MARGQQIRRMRGGWRLGDLGGVEIRVDPSLLIIAGIVALTLATQIFPRAVADHSPLAAWLAGGIASALLVASVLWHEMAHVLMAQRYHVPVARVVLNIFGGQAQITREPERPEHEFWIALAGPLSSLFLAVFFQVAAWLPGIAGVACGWLSAVNMTLAIFNLLPGFPLDGGRVLRALLWWRWGSYRRATTAASRAGQWVAGGIMLFGFAIFVQGGVISAVLIAMTGFYLYTLSLLSYRTVGGGMPLTKPADLSVQRVMRSHIPIIDPDMRLAIFAWRYLDHAHDQAFPVMVGDALQGMITLAQIEHLPRLEWGKHRVGEYMIPREQLILVGVEDDLETTLKALDTGKVNHAPVYAGEQFVGMLNRRDIIYRT is encoded by the coding sequence ATGGCAAGAGGGCAGCAGATTCGGCGGATGCGCGGCGGCTGGCGCTTAGGCGACCTCGGTGGGGTGGAGATTCGCGTTGATCCAAGCCTGCTGATCATTGCGGGAATTGTCGCCCTGACTCTGGCGACGCAGATTTTCCCCCGTGCGGTGGCAGACCATTCCCCGCTGGCGGCATGGCTTGCCGGAGGGATCGCCTCGGCGCTGCTGGTCGCCTCTGTCCTTTGGCACGAGATGGCGCATGTGCTGATGGCACAGCGCTACCACGTGCCGGTGGCGCGGGTCGTCTTAAACATCTTCGGTGGGCAGGCGCAGATCACCCGTGAGCCGGAGCGCCCCGAACACGAATTCTGGATCGCCCTTGCCGGACCGCTCTCCAGTTTGTTCCTCGCCGTTTTTTTTCAGGTTGCCGCGTGGCTGCCCGGAATAGCGGGGGTCGCCTGTGGGTGGCTTTCGGCGGTGAACATGACGCTGGCGATCTTCAACCTACTGCCCGGCTTTCCGCTCGATGGCGGGCGCGTGCTGCGGGCGCTGTTGTGGTGGCGGTGGGGCAGCTATCGCCGGGCGACGACTGCCGCCAGCCGCGCCGGTCAGTGGGTGGCGGGCGGGATCATGCTCTTTGGTTTTGCCATTTTCGTGCAGGGTGGGGTGATCAGTGCCGTGCTGATCGCTATGACAGGTTTTTACCTCTACACCCTCTCGCTGCTGAGCTACCGCACAGTGGGTGGGGGGATGCCCCTGACTAAACCCGCCGACCTGAGCGTTCAGCGGGTGATGCGTTCGCACATCCCGATCATCGATCCCGACATGCGCCTTGCCATTTTTGCCTGGCGTTACCTTGACCATGCCCACGATCAGGCGTTCCCGGTCATGGTCGGCGATGCCCTCCAGGGGATGATCACCCTTGCCCAGATTGAGCATCTGCCCCGCTTGGAGTGGGGCAAGCACCGCGTTGGCGAGTACATGATCCCTCGTGAGCAGTTGATCCTCGTCGGTGTGGAGGACGACCTAGAGACAACCCTGAAGGCATTGGACACGGGCAAGGTGAATCACGCCCCAGTGTATGCCGGGGAACAATTTGTGGGGATGTTGAACCGCCGCGATATTATTTACCGAACCTGA
- a CDS encoding MFS transporter has protein sequence MPLPTRRFHYAFVVVLITFCVLLTSAGTRTAPSIIIKPLEGEFLWTRSEVSFAVAISLFVFGFGAPLGGLLVGRLGVRRVMLVGLTLNAAGLFLLTGINTLWQLHLLWGVVVGVATGMLSGTLGATTALNWFNKYRGIVLGIFSAASATGQLIFVPSLIALGSSSGWRAVLTLIGIVSAILIPCVFLLMRNHPEGMKLEPVGGVTPATLQLDMRKTSLREALRTRDFWLLAGSFFICGYTTNGLIGTHLLPHTLEHGFVQGDISYALAIMGVMNIFGTLASGWLSDRYDNRRLLAIYYGFRGVSLAFLPFVLEMQGMLIFSIIYGLDWVATVPPTVNLTVKRFGRQSLSLIYGWIFCSHMIGAGVASYAGGFFRDLLGDYHLIFISAAVLGLVAAGLALRISVKPEPKVATA, from the coding sequence ATGCCTCTCCCAACGCGCCGGTTTCACTATGCCTTTGTCGTCGTTTTGATCACCTTCTGCGTCTTGCTTACCTCGGCGGGAACACGCACTGCACCTAGCATCATCATCAAGCCCCTCGAGGGAGAATTCCTCTGGACGCGCTCGGAAGTATCCTTCGCCGTTGCCATTAGTTTGTTCGTCTTTGGCTTTGGGGCGCCGCTTGGTGGGCTGCTGGTGGGACGTTTAGGGGTGCGTCGGGTCATGCTCGTCGGTTTGACGCTGAATGCAGCAGGCTTGTTCCTTCTGACGGGGATAAATACCCTTTGGCAGTTGCATCTCCTTTGGGGGGTGGTTGTCGGTGTTGCCACAGGGATGTTATCAGGAACATTGGGGGCTACCACCGCCCTCAATTGGTTCAACAAATATCGGGGGATCGTCCTCGGCATCTTCAGCGCAGCATCAGCCACCGGGCAGTTGATCTTTGTCCCTAGCCTGATCGCCTTGGGCTCAAGCTCCGGTTGGCGTGCTGTCCTCACCCTGATTGGGATCGTCTCTGCGATCTTGATTCCCTGTGTGTTTCTGCTCATGCGCAACCATCCAGAGGGAATGAAATTAGAGCCTGTTGGCGGGGTGACGCCAGCAACGCTCCAACTGGATATGCGGAAAACCTCCCTTCGTGAGGCGCTTCGCACCCGCGATTTTTGGCTTTTGGCGGGGAGTTTCTTCATCTGTGGCTATACAACGAACGGCTTGATCGGGACTCACTTGCTCCCCCACACCTTAGAACACGGCTTCGTCCAAGGAGACATCAGTTATGCGCTGGCGATCATGGGGGTAATGAATATTTTTGGGACTCTTGCCTCTGGTTGGCTGAGTGATCGCTATGACAACCGTCGCTTATTGGCAATTTACTACGGGTTTCGGGGCGTCTCGCTGGCGTTTTTGCCCTTTGTCCTTGAAATGCAAGGGATGCTTATTTTCTCAATCATTTATGGGCTAGATTGGGTTGCCACTGTCCCCCCAACGGTGAACCTCACCGTAAAACGTTTCGGACGGCAGTCGTTGAGTCTGATCTACGGTTGGATATTTTGTTCTCACATGATCGGGGCGGGGGTTGCCAGCTATGCGGGAGGCTTTTTCCGCGATCTCTTGGGCGATTACCACCTGATTTTTATTTCAGCAGCCGTATTGGGTTTGGTGGCGGCGGGGTTAGCGCTGCGGATCAGCGTAAAACCAGAGCCCAAAGTAGCCACAGCCTAG
- a CDS encoding peptidoglycan DD-metalloendopeptidase family protein, with product MVDHTDHNASHEHDSLDPLAVNEPLYDPNDTPPRGTSTAKTPARGLNMTTLLPAAPAAPKTNPSLRMERLEDTTPRRLRAGGGFNLLILGAAAIITIIAAGVYLTQTTSTPPLPTAVVEAHPTATEALSTATNPPPPTDAPSPIPPSPIPVAALEDNTVPPDVVAELLRQPGITAPPADAFFRMQNPYTIAPVRARSGVISYRIRPGDNLDKIAAYFGLSLDTLIWNNDGIYVNRLIPGEELKIMPENGILYKTTGEESLQSIADKFKVSPYAIIDSEYNPHLQRTRPATLLTPGIEVFAPGGVSDKKAIYWDPGIEYAGGTNEVDEKGRPRSLGGTVSFGGGPGSCGAQPNVGGSGSFAIPLPPTYTVQRGFTSYHSGIDLSTATGTTVFAADGGTVIFAGWSNWGYGNAIVLAHGRFLTLYGHLNAINVSCGQSVGRGAPIGAVGSTGNSSGPHLHFEVRVGQQPDNPENYLAF from the coding sequence ATGGTTGATCATACTGATCACAACGCCTCTCATGAGCATGATTCGCTTGATCCATTGGCGGTGAACGAACCGCTTTATGATCCCAACGACACCCCACCACGTGGCACAAGTACAGCAAAAACTCCGGCACGAGGGTTGAACATGACCACCCTCTTGCCCGCTGCCCCTGCTGCCCCCAAGACGAATCCCTCATTGCGGATGGAACGCTTGGAAGATACCACTCCGCGCAGACTGCGTGCGGGGGGCGGATTCAATTTGCTCATTTTGGGAGCAGCGGCGATCATCACGATCATTGCGGCGGGGGTTTACCTGACGCAAACTACCAGCACGCCGCCCCTTCCGACAGCGGTAGTGGAGGCACACCCCACCGCCACAGAAGCACTTAGCACAGCAACGAACCCTCCCCCGCCAACGGATGCGCCCTCGCCCATCCCCCCATCACCTATTCCAGTGGCAGCACTGGAGGATAACACCGTCCCGCCCGATGTCGTCGCTGAACTCTTGCGCCAACCGGGAATCACCGCCCCGCCTGCGGACGCCTTTTTTCGGATGCAAAACCCGTATACGATTGCCCCTGTGCGGGCGCGAAGCGGGGTGATTAGTTACCGCATTCGCCCCGGCGATAATCTGGACAAAATCGCCGCCTATTTTGGGCTATCCCTTGATACGCTCATCTGGAATAACGATGGCATTTATGTCAACCGGCTGATCCCGGGCGAAGAACTCAAAATCATGCCCGAAAACGGGATTCTCTATAAGACGACGGGGGAGGAAAGCCTGCAATCCATTGCCGATAAATTCAAAGTCTCCCCCTACGCGATTATTGACTCAGAGTACAACCCACACCTGCAACGGACCCGTCCGGCAACTTTGCTCACACCGGGGATTGAGGTCTTTGCGCCGGGCGGCGTTAGTGATAAAAAGGCAATCTATTGGGACCCAGGGATTGAGTACGCGGGGGGGACAAACGAGGTCGATGAGAAAGGGCGTCCGCGCTCCCTCGGCGGGACGGTCTCCTTTGGCGGGGGTCCCGGATCGTGCGGGGCGCAGCCCAATGTGGGTGGATCGGGATCATTCGCCATCCCCTTGCCGCCCACCTACACCGTTCAGCGGGGGTTCACCAGCTATCACAGCGGAATTGACCTTTCTACGGCGACAGGGACAACCGTATTTGCCGCCGATGGGGGGACGGTCATCTTTGCCGGTTGGAGCAACTGGGGGTATGGAAACGCCATTGTCCTTGCACACGGGCGCTTTCTGACGCTGTACGGGCATCTCAACGCGATCAATGTTAGCTGTGGGCAGTCTGTTGGGCGCGGCGCACCGATTGGCGCAGTGGGCAGTACAGGCAATTCCAGCGGACCACACCTCCATTTTGAGGTTCGTGTTGGGCAGCAGCCGGATAATCCAGAAAATTATCTCGCTTTCTAA
- the purF gene encoding amidophosphoribosyltransferase: MQRRDLETLDKPREECGVFGIFAPVLDVARISFFALYALQHRGQEGAGIVTCDGRSAYTHKGMGLVAQVFNEDNLRPLKGYLAIGHTRYSTTGGSHLRNVQPYLVETTHGPLGVAHNGNLTNALDLRRKLLERGVGLTSTTDTEVIVQMLAAPVPEVDPAKGLDIWTARIQAFMAVAEGAYSLTILTRNAIYTVRDPHGLRPLCLGKMEGGFVVASETCALSTIGATYVREVEPGEIVKIDKQGFTSIRALTAKKHALCIFEYVYFARPDSILEDQVIHEVRQRMGQQLAREAPANADIVVPVPDSATPAALGYSAESGLPFTDGLIKNRYIGRTFIQPDDHLRKLGVHLKYNPLPSNLKGKRVVLVDDSIVRGNTSGPLVQLLRDGGAAEVHVRVSSPPVRHPCFMGVDMATYKELIADKLDIEGIRAHIGADSLDYLSLAGMLTAVRAALPTQEERHCTACFSGQYPVHIPQWLFTDDREKLVFEESWGAS; the protein is encoded by the coding sequence GTGCAGCGGCGTGATCTAGAAACTCTGGACAAGCCCCGTGAAGAATGCGGGGTTTTTGGGATTTTCGCGCCTGTCCTCGATGTGGCGCGGATTTCGTTTTTTGCTCTCTATGCCCTTCAGCACCGGGGGCAAGAAGGGGCGGGGATCGTCACCTGTGATGGGCGCTCTGCCTACACCCATAAGGGGATGGGCTTGGTGGCACAGGTCTTTAACGAAGACAATCTCCGTCCCCTGAAAGGCTACCTTGCCATTGGGCATACCCGCTATTCCACGACGGGCGGTTCGCATCTACGCAACGTTCAGCCCTACCTTGTGGAGACAACACACGGACCACTTGGCGTAGCCCATAACGGCAATCTGACAAACGCCCTTGATTTGCGCCGTAAACTTCTGGAACGGGGCGTTGGGCTGACCTCCACCACCGATACGGAAGTGATCGTTCAGATGCTTGCTGCACCCGTCCCAGAAGTAGACCCCGCCAAAGGGCTGGATATATGGACGGCACGTATTCAGGCGTTTATGGCGGTGGCAGAAGGCGCGTATTCCCTGACTATCCTCACCCGCAATGCGATCTATACCGTGCGCGATCCACATGGGCTGCGCCCGCTTTGCTTAGGGAAAATGGAAGGTGGGTTCGTCGTCGCCTCGGAAACGTGCGCCCTCTCCACGATTGGTGCAACGTATGTCCGCGAGGTTGAACCGGGCGAGATCGTCAAAATTGACAAACAAGGCTTTACCTCGATTCGTGCGCTCACGGCAAAAAAGCATGCGCTGTGCATCTTTGAGTACGTGTACTTCGCCCGCCCCGATTCGATCCTCGAAGATCAGGTGATCCACGAGGTGCGCCAACGGATGGGGCAGCAGCTTGCCCGCGAAGCGCCCGCCAACGCCGATATTGTCGTCCCTGTACCGGATAGCGCCACTCCCGCCGCATTGGGCTACAGCGCCGAATCTGGGCTGCCCTTTACCGATGGGCTGATCAAAAATCGCTATATCGGGCGGACGTTCATCCAACCGGATGATCACCTTCGTAAGTTGGGCGTCCATTTGAAATACAACCCACTGCCAAGCAACCTGAAAGGGAAACGTGTCGTCTTGGTGGACGATTCAATTGTGCGGGGGAATACCTCCGGTCCGCTGGTGCAGCTTCTGCGGGATGGCGGTGCGGCAGAGGTTCACGTTCGGGTGTCTTCGCCCCCCGTGCGTCACCCCTGTTTCATGGGCGTGGATATGGCAACGTACAAGGAATTGATCGCGGACAAACTCGATATTGAGGGTATTCGGGCGCATATCGGCGCGGACAGCCTCGATTACCTCAGCCTTGCGGGGATGTTGACAGCAGTTCGGGCAGCACTTCCCACCCAAGAAGAACGTCACTGTACGGCGTGTTTCTCTGGTCAATATCCCGTTCACATCCCACAATGGTTGTTCACCGATGATCGAGAAAAGCTCGTCTTTGAGGAATCGTGGGGCGCATCATGA